One genomic window of Candidatus Pseudobacter hemicellulosilyticus includes the following:
- a CDS encoding T9SS type A sorting domain-containing protein: MRSIIYFLLLLGPLAASAAIPPVDNRSIRVAPHQQGMQVAWTAENQRNTSQFNIERSADGINYTRMAVVKAGGHPTDAVNYEWIDTRPAEGTNYYRITEVYSNGTSVTSTAVRMDAGPLKNGLRIYPNPVNTGSVNLQFNNMEAGNYRIRLFNHAGQGLELRTILHQGGTITHQFPLSYRVIAGSYALEVTSPSGARTGYNLVVVKK, from the coding sequence ATGAGATCAATTATATATTTTCTTCTATTGCTTGGCCCGCTTGCAGCAAGCGCCGCCATACCTCCTGTAGACAACCGGAGTATCCGGGTGGCCCCACATCAGCAGGGCATGCAGGTAGCCTGGACAGCAGAAAACCAGCGCAATACCAGCCAGTTCAATATTGAAAGGTCCGCAGATGGGATCAATTATACCAGGATGGCGGTTGTAAAGGCTGGCGGTCATCCTACGGACGCCGTCAATTATGAATGGATAGATACCAGGCCCGCGGAAGGCACTAATTATTACCGCATCACTGAAGTATATAGCAATGGAACATCCGTTACCAGCACAGCGGTCAGGATGGATGCCGGCCCATTGAAGAATGGACTGCGCATCTACCCCAACCCGGTGAACACAGGTTCTGTTAACCTGCAGTTCAATAATATGGAAGCTGGTAATTACCGGATCCGTTTGTTCAACCATGCCGGCCAGGGCCTGGAACTGCGAACGATCCTGCACCAGGGCGGGACCATCACGCACCAGTTCCCTTTAAGCTATCGCGTAATTGCCGGCAGTTATGCACTGGAGGTCACCAGTCCATCCGGTGCAAGAACAGGGTATAACCTGGTGGTGGTTAAAAAATAA
- a CDS encoding biliverdin-producing heme oxygenase — translation MTHTSLTGLLREQTKAEHALLEKKLVLRIKKINSVAQYQDLLALFYGYYRTLETALQPWLTADRIPDTAERRKSASLLQDIRELGGEIPALPPAVIPAINSYPEALGAAYVLEGSTLGGMVIAKMISQQVRDLPEGKGFAFFACYGNKTAEMWNIFRNYLDGIHSVTEQQEALEAARNTFLTFSDWVEQYEPVF, via the coding sequence TTGACCCATACCTCACTGACTGGTCTGCTCCGGGAGCAGACCAAAGCGGAGCATGCCCTGCTGGAAAAGAAACTGGTGCTCCGGATCAAAAAGATCAATTCTGTTGCTCAGTACCAGGACCTGCTGGCCCTGTTCTACGGCTATTACCGGACGCTGGAAACAGCGCTCCAGCCCTGGCTTACGGCCGATCGTATCCCTGATACAGCGGAAAGGCGTAAGTCCGCTTCGCTGTTGCAGGATATCAGGGAGCTGGGTGGCGAAATACCAGCCCTGCCACCTGCAGTAATACCCGCTATCAACAGTTATCCTGAAGCGCTGGGCGCGGCCTATGTGCTGGAAGGATCCACCTTAGGCGGAATGGTAATTGCAAAAATGATCAGCCAGCAGGTAAGGGACCTGCCGGAAGGGAAAGGCTTTGCTTTCTTCGCCTGTTACGGCAATAAAACCGCAGAAATGTGGAATATATTCCGCAATTACCTGGATGGCATCCACTCCGTAACAGAACAGCAGGAAGCCCTTGAGGCAGCCAGGAACACATTCTTAACATTCAGTGATTGGGTAGAACAATATGAGCCAGTTTTCTAA
- a CDS encoding GAF domain-containing protein yields MSQFSKYDSEFCGNIPIHIINAIQEYGVLLVLDKQELLIRQLSENAGDFFSSGFRDLPGRPVSELIADGDYAELQELVAKGEPVRLARVWNFSGRYHQLVLHIQEQLVLLEIETAPNPESPESFTELYQIIRTSINRIEAAGTEVEVCRVAADEIKRISGFDKVMIYAFDKDWNGNVMAEAMEPDMESYIGFTFPASDIPKPARDLYLRNPYRFIPDKDFKPVKLYPVINPVSGSFLDMSDCNLRAVAAVHVEYLKNMRVQASMSVRLIRDEALWGLIACHHKTARRIDGQLCTILELLSTIISSRLNLLYHQHLRNLSTRLNSSYTELIEDIYQRDDLIQGLLEKQGGILELLDSQGVVITWRNRTWKEGDTPDAGDLEDLLLWLNLKQLRKVYYTDHLAGEYEMPAALQEKISGILVIPINVAQDEYIFLFRRELIKTTNWGGNPAERIFFEADSQIYHPRHSFKLWQEIIKGYSKPWQAEEIMTAENLRSFIFEFLTPQAQS; encoded by the coding sequence ATGAGCCAGTTTTCTAAATACGATTCAGAGTTCTGCGGGAATATCCCCATACATATCATTAATGCCATCCAGGAATACGGCGTATTGCTGGTACTGGACAAACAGGAATTGCTCATCCGGCAGCTGAGTGAAAATGCCGGTGATTTTTTCAGCAGTGGTTTCCGCGACCTGCCAGGCCGGCCGGTAAGTGAGCTGATTGCTGACGGGGACTATGCGGAGTTGCAGGAACTGGTGGCAAAAGGGGAGCCGGTAAGATTGGCCAGGGTATGGAATTTCAGCGGCCGCTATCACCAGCTGGTGCTGCATATACAGGAGCAGCTGGTCCTGCTGGAAATTGAAACAGCCCCCAATCCGGAAAGCCCGGAAAGTTTTACGGAACTGTACCAGATCATCCGTACCTCTATTAACCGCATTGAAGCTGCCGGTACAGAAGTGGAAGTATGCAGGGTGGCAGCCGACGAGATCAAACGTATCAGTGGATTTGATAAGGTCATGATCTATGCCTTCGATAAGGACTGGAACGGGAACGTGATGGCCGAAGCTATGGAGCCCGATATGGAATCCTATATAGGCTTTACCTTTCCCGCTTCTGATATCCCCAAACCGGCGCGGGACCTTTACCTGCGCAATCCCTACCGGTTCATCCCCGATAAGGACTTTAAGCCGGTAAAACTTTACCCTGTAATCAACCCGGTCTCCGGTTCTTTCCTGGATATGTCTGATTGTAACCTGCGAGCGGTGGCCGCAGTACATGTAGAATACCTGAAAAATATGCGTGTGCAGGCGTCTATGTCTGTCCGGCTGATCAGGGATGAAGCCCTCTGGGGGCTGATAGCCTGTCATCATAAAACGGCCCGCAGGATAGATGGTCAGCTCTGCACCATCCTGGAATTGCTGTCCACCATTATTTCTTCCCGGCTCAACCTGCTGTATCACCAGCACCTGCGTAACCTGTCTACCCGGCTCAACAGCAGCTATACGGAACTGATAGAAGATATTTACCAGCGGGACGACCTGATACAGGGCCTGCTGGAAAAGCAGGGCGGTATCCTGGAACTGCTGGACTCACAGGGCGTGGTGATCACCTGGCGCAACAGGACCTGGAAAGAAGGGGATACCCCGGATGCCGGCGACCTGGAAGACCTGCTGCTCTGGCTAAACCTGAAGCAGCTGCGGAAAGTTTATTATACAGATCACCTGGCCGGTGAATATGAGATGCCTGCTGCATTGCAGGAAAAGATCAGTGGAATACTGGTGATCCCCATCAACGTGGCGCAGGATGAATATATTTTCCTGTTCCGCAGGGAACTGATCAAGACCACCAACTGGGGCGGTAACCCCGCTGAGCGCATCTTCTTTGAAGCGGACAGCCAGATCTACCATCCCCGTCATTCCTTTAAGCTTTGGCAGGAGATCATCAAGGGTTATTCAAAACCCTGGCAGGCGGAAGAGATAATGACCGCAGAGAACCTGCGCAGTTTCATCTTTGAATTTTTAACCCCACAGGCACAGTCCTAA
- a CDS encoding chemotaxis protein CheB, translating to MQGARKHFVVMLGASAGGLEAIQEFFDHMPTCDNMSFVIIQHLSPDYKSLLVELVGRRTRMKVVEAAQHMPMRRNCIYVIPNNKLIRLERNKLQLSEKVHDKLPNNAIDVFLHSLAADRKKQAIAVILSGTGTDGTKGIGSIKEEGGLVMVQDPSTARFDGMPNTAIASGFADVVDSPAGLANAVVQATQEADGGQEINEPDDQLLSRIFELIRQHSGQNFHYYKTPTILRRIHKKMFQLNFKEPQEYVQYLESHPEECQQLAQEFLINVTRFFRDADAFQIIREQVIPSLLEGKADGEQLKVWVAACSTGEEAYSIAICLDEAQERTGKRVDVKIFASDIDASNLDIASVGLYAKDIEQDVPAPLLEKYFTRKSKGYQIVQRIRKQIVFARHDISHDPPFIRNDLVCCRNMLIYMNSILQERIYSILQFSTMRYGYLFLGPSENPPFGKNAAIQQLSLKWKIFRKLADTKHRIAFNDPAPVTARSGRDGTLPVADRSFESKLQKELWTDLRQALTDDMGMVAFYIDRNFEVHQTLGNYESLLSLPKKTLTLNLVRMLPQDLAMVLNREVRKAWKAEAVVSVDSIVFGRKEEPRAVHALIKPPAAASPHDHTLVMLTRAQVPAMENGHQLSAAPAGQPDMANLDYVSNLESELAETRSSLNLAVEDLETANEELQSSNEELLSSNEELQSSNEELQSLNEELYTLNTEHQQKIRELVELNDDLNNYFRSTEIAQIFLDVQLRIRKFNPASTQIINFIETDLGRPMAHISGNLKYERLMQDIHEVQHSRQQIEKEVELDKGRNFLLRIMPYITREGKYAGIIITFVDITTITNLNNIIRSVFNATSSAIFALRAISDPPGTITDFFVQAANARAEELFGEPGKSMTGKKLKEEIPLLAGNELFRDYLSVVQDNAILHRDAYFNSRDEWFELTAVKMPEGLVVTFTNITDKRKSVEKIRRSYSELNEAKENLKRLNTELEDKVKERTRELSFSEERFRLVAQATNDALWDWDLTRDKVWRSDSFQKLFGYPQTDMSRQEMLGYVHKDDRQAMDRSLHSAIHDNHNQWSREYRFRKADGQYAYVLDRGYILRNEFGVPYRMLGSMLDLSDLHHLEEINQALESSNHDLQLFASVASHDLQEPLRKIHMFSKMVKDRHTDTLPGDTLLLLDKVMHSAVRMKALVTNILHFSKLSANSGSVEKTDLEQVIRDVVEDFELTIREKKAEIITGDIPHLLVNRSYIQQVFQNLISNALKFSRKDIPPRISITAWKVGERAFDAPRDEKGKWCRIEVRDNGIGFEEQYRSRIFDLFQRLNSKDKYEGTGIGLAIVKKIIEKHNGIITADSHEDSGALFVMVLPA from the coding sequence ATGCAGGGAGCACGGAAACATTTCGTGGTAATGCTGGGAGCATCGGCCGGAGGCCTGGAAGCCATCCAGGAATTCTTTGACCATATGCCTACCTGTGATAATATGTCGTTCGTGATCATCCAGCATTTATCGCCCGACTATAAAAGTCTCCTGGTGGAACTGGTAGGCCGCCGTACCCGCATGAAGGTGGTGGAAGCGGCCCAGCACATGCCCATGCGCCGGAACTGCATTTACGTGATCCCTAACAACAAGCTGATCCGGCTGGAGCGCAACAAGCTGCAGCTATCGGAGAAAGTACACGATAAACTGCCCAATAACGCTATTGATGTATTCCTGCATTCTCTGGCGGCCGACCGGAAAAAACAGGCTATTGCCGTGATCCTTTCCGGCACCGGCACGGATGGTACCAAAGGCATCGGCTCCATCAAGGAAGAAGGCGGTCTGGTCATGGTCCAGGACCCATCCACGGCCCGCTTTGACGGTATGCCCAATACCGCCATCGCCTCCGGCTTTGCGGATGTGGTGGACAGTCCCGCCGGACTGGCCAATGCCGTAGTGCAGGCTACCCAGGAAGCCGATGGCGGGCAGGAGATCAATGAGCCGGACGACCAGCTCCTTAGCCGGATCTTTGAACTGATCCGCCAGCATTCAGGGCAGAATTTTCACTACTATAAAACGCCCACCATCCTGCGGCGCATCCATAAAAAGATGTTCCAGCTGAATTTCAAAGAGCCGCAGGAATATGTTCAATACCTGGAATCCCATCCGGAAGAATGCCAGCAGCTGGCCCAGGAATTCCTGATCAATGTGACCCGCTTCTTCCGGGATGCGGATGCTTTCCAGATCATCCGGGAGCAGGTGATCCCATCGCTGCTGGAAGGCAAGGCTGATGGCGAACAACTGAAAGTATGGGTGGCGGCCTGCAGCACCGGCGAGGAAGCCTATTCCATTGCCATCTGCCTGGATGAAGCCCAGGAGCGCACCGGCAAACGTGTGGATGTAAAGATCTTTGCCTCCGATATTGACGCTTCCAACCTGGATATTGCTTCAGTAGGCCTGTACGCAAAAGATATAGAACAGGATGTGCCGGCCCCCCTGCTGGAAAAATATTTCACCCGCAAAAGCAAGGGCTACCAGATTGTGCAGCGTATCCGCAAGCAGATCGTATTTGCCCGCCATGATATCAGCCATGATCCGCCTTTTATCCGGAACGACCTGGTCTGTTGCCGGAATATGCTGATCTACATGAACAGTATCCTCCAGGAACGGATCTATTCCATCCTGCAGTTCTCCACTATGCGGTATGGCTATCTTTTCCTGGGACCCAGTGAAAATCCGCCTTTCGGGAAAAATGCGGCCATCCAGCAGCTGAGCCTCAAATGGAAGATCTTCCGTAAGCTGGCTGATACCAAACACCGCATTGCCTTCAATGATCCCGCACCTGTTACTGCACGTTCAGGCCGGGACGGCACGCTGCCTGTGGCCGACAGGAGCTTTGAATCCAAACTGCAGAAAGAACTCTGGACGGACCTGCGCCAGGCCCTCACTGATGACATGGGCATGGTAGCGTTTTATATAGACCGCAATTTTGAAGTACACCAGACCCTGGGCAATTATGAAAGCCTGCTTTCCCTGCCCAAGAAAACGCTGACGCTGAACCTGGTGCGGATGCTGCCGCAGGACCTGGCCATGGTGCTCAACCGGGAAGTGCGTAAAGCCTGGAAGGCGGAAGCCGTGGTCAGCGTGGACAGTATTGTATTTGGCAGGAAAGAAGAGCCACGGGCCGTACATGCGCTCATCAAACCACCGGCGGCAGCCAGCCCGCATGACCATACGCTGGTGATGCTGACGCGGGCCCAGGTGCCTGCTATGGAGAACGGTCATCAGTTGTCCGCAGCACCTGCCGGCCAGCCGGATATGGCCAACCTGGATTATGTCAGCAACCTGGAATCAGAACTGGCGGAAACCCGCAGCAGCCTTAACCTGGCGGTGGAAGACCTGGAAACCGCCAATGAAGAACTGCAAAGCTCCAATGAGGAACTGCTGTCTTCCAATGAAGAACTGCAAAGTTCCAATGAAGAGCTGCAATCCCTCAACGAGGAACTGTATACCCTCAATACTGAGCACCAGCAGAAGATCCGTGAGCTGGTGGAACTGAATGACGACCTCAACAACTATTTCCGGAGTACGGAGATAGCCCAGATATTCCTGGATGTACAGCTGCGTATCCGGAAATTCAACCCGGCTTCCACGCAGATCATCAACTTCATTGAAACCGACCTGGGCCGGCCTATGGCGCATATTTCCGGGAACCTGAAATATGAACGGCTGATGCAGGATATCCATGAGGTGCAGCATAGCCGCCAGCAGATAGAAAAAGAAGTGGAACTGGACAAGGGCCGTAATTTCCTTTTGCGCATCATGCCCTATATTACCCGCGAAGGGAAATATGCGGGCATTATCATCACCTTTGTGGACATTACCACCATCACCAATCTCAACAATATTATCCGGAGCGTTTTCAATGCTACGTCCAGCGCCATCTTTGCTTTGCGCGCTATATCGGATCCACCGGGTACTATAACCGATTTTTTTGTGCAGGCCGCCAATGCCAGGGCAGAAGAATTATTTGGCGAACCAGGCAAGTCCATGACCGGCAAAAAGCTGAAAGAAGAGATCCCCCTGCTGGCCGGCAATGAATTGTTCCGCGATTACCTCTCGGTAGTACAGGACAATGCCATCCTGCACCGGGATGCCTATTTCAATAGCAGGGATGAATGGTTTGAGCTGACAGCTGTTAAAATGCCGGAAGGACTGGTAGTCACCTTCACCAATATTACTGATAAGCGAAAATCGGTGGAGAAGATCCGCCGCAGCTATAGCGAGCTGAATGAAGCCAAGGAGAACCTGAAAAGATTGAATACGGAACTGGAAGACAAAGTAAAGGAAAGGACCCGTGAGCTTTCCTTCAGTGAAGAGCGGTTCCGCCTGGTGGCGCAGGCCACCAATGATGCGCTCTGGGACTGGGACCTCACCCGCGACAAGGTATGGCGCAGTGATTCCTTCCAGAAACTGTTTGGCTACCCGCAGACAGACATGTCCCGCCAGGAAATGCTGGGTTATGTACATAAGGACGATCGCCAGGCTATGGACCGCAGCCTGCATAGCGCTATACACGATAACCATAACCAGTGGAGCCGGGAATACCGGTTCCGGAAAGCCGATGGCCAGTACGCCTATGTACTGGACAGAGGGTATATCCTCCGGAATGAGTTTGGCGTGCCTTACCGGATGCTGGGCTCTATGCTGGACCTGTCGGACCTGCACCACCTGGAAGAAATTAACCAGGCGCTGGAATCCAGTAACCATGACCTGCAGCTCTTTGCTTCCGTGGCTTCCCATGATCTCCAGGAACCCCTGCGTAAGATCCATATGTTCAGTAAAATGGTCAAGGACCGGCATACGGATACGTTGCCTGGGGATACCCTGCTGCTGCTGGATAAAGTGATGCATTCCGCTGTCCGCATGAAAGCGCTGGTGACCAATATCCTGCATTTCTCCAAGCTCTCCGCCAATTCAGGCAGCGTGGAGAAAACAGACCTGGAGCAGGTGATCCGGGATGTGGTGGAGGATTTTGAGCTTACTATCCGCGAGAAAAAAGCTGAGATCATCACCGGCGATATCCCGCACCTGCTGGTCAACCGTTCCTATATCCAGCAGGTATTCCAGAACCTGATCAGCAATGCCCTGAAGTTTAGCCGGAAAGATATTCCGCCCCGGATCAGCATTACCGCCTGGAAAGTAGGGGAGCGCGCTTTCGATGCGCCACGGGATGAAAAAGGAAAATGGTGCCGGATAGAAGTGCGGGATAACGGGATCGGTTTTGAAGAGCAGTACAGGAGTCGTATCTTCGACCTGTTCCAGCGGTTAAATTCCAAAGACAAATATGAGGGTACAGGTATCGGGCTCGCGATCGTTAAAAAGATCATCGAGAAACACAATGGTATTATCACAGCAGATAGCCATGAAGACTCCGGCGCCCTTTTTGTAATGGTGTTGCCCGCCTGA
- a CDS encoding response regulator has product MAGYRRLLLAEDDEDDKMIFTEIMQSLDTGEPIRFDAVDNGAAVLQLLENCQELPHLVVLDQNMPQLSGRETLEILKADERFRDIPVVIYSTYNDSRISQECVAMGADQILTKPDSFEGLSEMIRDLVSRYLAK; this is encoded by the coding sequence ATGGCAGGATACCGCAGGCTACTACTGGCAGAGGATGATGAAGATGATAAAATGATCTTTACCGAGATCATGCAAAGCCTGGACACCGGAGAGCCGATCCGGTTTGATGCAGTAGACAATGGCGCTGCGGTTCTGCAGCTGCTGGAGAACTGCCAGGAATTGCCCCACCTGGTTGTCCTGGACCAGAACATGCCGCAGCTCAGCGGCCGGGAAACCCTGGAAATCCTGAAAGCTGATGAACGCTTCAGGGATATCCCCGTAGTGATCTATTCTACCTACAATGACAGCAGGATCTCCCAGGAATGTGTGGCCATGGGCGCCGATCAGATCCTCACCAAGCCTGATTCTTTTGAAGGCCTCAGTGAAATGATCAGGGACCTGGTAAGCAGGTACCTGGCAAAATGA
- a CDS encoding DUF4965 domain-containing protein, with protein sequence MRAFLLAPFLFVCLCLQAQERKAPSYPLITHDPYLSVWSNTDELNSSVTRHWTGAPHALLGLVKVDGQTYRFLGKEEEQFITLLPAADELDYSVKYTEEEPSGEWTKSAYNDAQWKTGKAPFGDDASAVGTFWRSNNLWVRRNFSLSSLKGVEDLMLKLHYDDNIEVFINGVPAFQRNGWNDQFAYFPLTNAVKKSLRTTGNVLAIHIKNTAGGAWLDAGLVRKDKSVVESKTAKQRSVKITATQTIYTFTAGAVDLTVTFTSPLLANDLDLLSRPVSYVDVQAASNNSAAHDVQVYLGASSGLAVHAPNQEVKAEPAASATLSLLKAGTTEQPLLQKKGDGVRIDWGYLYVGAAKSAGVKQYISNNTKDVFKTGKAAPVTGRNLYLHTVADLGKVGTTAATQTFLLGYDDIFSVQYFNLNLKAWWADKPGASIEKEMENALAQRTAVLAKCKAFDELIYNDALKAGGKNYATLCELSYRQSVAAHKLLKSPQGEILFLSKENYSGGFINTVDVTYPSAPLFLIYNPDLLKGMLNGIFFYSESGIWKKPYPAHDLGTYPQANGQLYGEDMPVEEGGNMIILAGAISRVEGNTDYVRKHWKTLSIWVDYLTKEGLDPGNQLCTDDFAGHLARNANLAIKAIVGVACYADMAKMMGETATAEKYTAKAKEMAQEWLKLADAGDHYVLAYGNPNSWSQKYNMVWDKILDLGIFPKEVAQREIKYYLGKQQKFGLPLDSRKTYTKSDWIIWTATLADSQKDFEALTDKVLFYAENTPERTPMSDFYETLDGKRQNFTARSVVGGYWIKVLEKKMKP encoded by the coding sequence ATGAGAGCTTTCTTACTTGCCCCTTTTTTATTTGTTTGCCTATGCCTGCAGGCCCAGGAGAGAAAGGCCCCTTCTTACCCGCTGATCACGCACGATCCCTACCTGAGCGTATGGTCCAACACTGACGAGCTGAACAGTTCGGTTACCAGACACTGGACAGGCGCACCACATGCCCTGCTGGGACTGGTGAAAGTGGATGGACAGACCTATCGCTTTCTCGGTAAGGAAGAAGAGCAATTCATCACCCTGCTGCCTGCCGCTGATGAACTGGACTATTCTGTGAAGTATACAGAGGAAGAACCTTCCGGTGAATGGACTAAATCCGCTTACAATGACGCCCAGTGGAAAACAGGCAAAGCGCCTTTTGGCGATGATGCCTCCGCTGTAGGTACGTTCTGGAGAAGCAATAACCTCTGGGTTCGCCGCAACTTTTCCCTTTCTTCCCTGAAAGGCGTGGAAGACCTTATGCTGAAACTGCACTACGATGACAATATCGAAGTGTTCATCAATGGCGTTCCTGCTTTCCAGCGCAATGGCTGGAATGATCAGTTCGCTTATTTCCCCCTGACCAACGCGGTAAAGAAAAGCCTGCGTACAACTGGCAACGTGCTGGCCATCCATATTAAGAACACTGCTGGCGGCGCCTGGCTGGATGCCGGTCTGGTAAGGAAGGACAAAAGCGTGGTGGAATCAAAGACCGCCAAACAAAGATCAGTAAAGATCACCGCCACACAGACCATCTATACTTTTACAGCCGGTGCTGTTGACCTGACCGTCACCTTCACTTCTCCGCTGCTGGCGAATGACCTGGACCTGCTGTCCCGTCCCGTTTCCTATGTGGATGTACAGGCTGCTTCCAATAATTCCGCTGCACACGATGTACAGGTATACCTGGGCGCTTCTTCCGGCCTGGCCGTACACGCGCCTAACCAGGAAGTAAAGGCTGAACCTGCTGCATCTGCTACACTGAGCCTGCTCAAAGCCGGCACTACTGAACAACCCCTCCTGCAAAAGAAAGGAGATGGCGTCCGGATCGACTGGGGCTATCTCTATGTAGGCGCTGCTAAGAGTGCTGGGGTGAAACAATATATTTCCAATAACACCAAGGATGTGTTCAAGACAGGCAAGGCTGCTCCGGTAACGGGCCGCAACCTCTACCTGCATACCGTAGCTGACCTGGGTAAAGTAGGTACAACCGCTGCCACACAGACCTTCCTGCTGGGTTATGATGATATTTTCAGTGTACAGTATTTTAACCTGAACCTGAAAGCCTGGTGGGCGGATAAACCCGGCGCCAGTATTGAAAAAGAAATGGAGAACGCCCTGGCACAGCGCACAGCCGTGCTGGCCAAATGCAAGGCTTTTGACGAGCTGATCTATAATGACGCCCTGAAAGCAGGCGGAAAGAATTATGCTACACTCTGCGAGCTGTCCTACAGGCAGTCTGTAGCTGCTCATAAGCTGCTGAAAAGCCCGCAGGGAGAGATCCTCTTCCTGTCCAAAGAGAACTATAGCGGCGGTTTCATCAACACCGTGGATGTTACCTATCCTTCCGCTCCCTTGTTCCTGATCTATAACCCGGACCTGCTGAAAGGTATGCTGAACGGCATCTTCTTCTACAGTGAAAGCGGTATCTGGAAAAAGCCTTATCCGGCACATGACCTGGGTACCTATCCCCAGGCCAATGGTCAGCTCTATGGTGAAGACATGCCCGTAGAGGAAGGTGGCAACATGATCATCCTGGCCGGTGCTATCTCCCGTGTGGAAGGCAATACAGATTATGTTCGCAAGCACTGGAAAACCCTGAGCATCTGGGTGGACTACCTGACCAAGGAAGGACTGGACCCGGGCAACCAGCTGTGTACCGACGACTTTGCCGGTCACCTGGCCCGCAACGCCAACCTCGCCATCAAAGCCATTGTAGGTGTAGCCTGCTACGCTGATATGGCCAAAATGATGGGTGAAACAGCTACTGCCGAAAAATATACTGCCAAAGCCAAAGAAATGGCGCAGGAATGGCTGAAACTGGCGGATGCCGGAGACCACTACGTGCTGGCCTATGGCAATCCCAACAGCTGGAGCCAGAAATACAATATGGTATGGGATAAGATCCTGGACCTGGGTATCTTCCCCAAGGAAGTAGCACAGCGTGAGATCAAATACTACCTGGGCAAACAACAGAAATTCGGTCTGCCCCTGGACAGCCGGAAAACCTATACCAAATCCGACTGGATCATCTGGACTGCTACACTTGCTGACAGCCAGAAAGATTTTGAAGCCCTGACCGATAAAGTACTGTTCTATGCAGAGAATACCCCTGAGCGTACACCGATGAGTGATTTCTATGAAACCCTCGACGGCAAACGCCAGAACTTCACTGCCAGGAGCGTAGTAGGTGGTTACTGGATCAAAGTGCTGGAGAAAAAAATGAAGCCCTAA